TCAGGCGGTACCAGTACATGATCCCGACGGCGGCCAGCACCAAGGCTCCGGGCAGCAGCCCCGCCGCGGCCCGGATGGCGAGGGTGGCTGCATCGGACTGCTCGGCCGTGCCCGAGACATAGCCACCCCAGGCCAGGGAGAAGGCAACCAGGCCGCCGCCAAAACCCATGCCCAGCTTCCGGGTGGCCGCCAGCAATGCGTAGTTGATCCCCTGCACGCGCACGCCGGTCTTCCATTCGCCGTACTCCACGGTGTCCGCGACCAGCGCCCAGGTGAGGATGCTGACCGAGGCTGAGGCCAGGAGCCCCAGGACGAGCCCGGCCAGGCCCAGCAACGGGACGCCTGCAGGCGCCAGGAACACCAGGGCGCCGCCCACCACCCCCAGTCCCCCACCAGCACTGTAGACGGCCCTCTTTCCCCACCGCGCCACGGGACGCGGGATCAGGAACGCCAGCATCAAGGTGATCACCACCTGGGCAGCGGCCATCACGGGGAACAGGTCCACCCGGGCCAGGACGTCGCGGAGGTAGTAGAACTGCGCCGCCCCGGTGGCGGACGTTCCGGTCACGAACAGGACGGAACTGACGCACAGGACCACCAGCGGTGAATTGGCCTTCAGTGCCGCGATGCTCTGGCGCAGGGTGATCTTCGGGATCCGGCTGGGGACCCGCTCCACGCATACGACGGCGGTCAGCAGGTACAGCCCCGACCCCAGTACCGCGAAGGCCAGGGTCAGCCAGGTGAAGATCTGCTGCATGTCCTGG
This genomic interval from Arthrobacter sp. SLBN-100 contains the following:
- a CDS encoding glycoside-pentoside-hexuronide (GPH):cation symporter gives rise to the protein MKKLSRLSVFGYGAGDAANSMIISTGNMFLLVYYTDVAGIGPAAAGTLLLVARIFNAFTDIAAGRIVDRVHSRRWGKFRPFLMFGFVPLLLSVAVFHVPDVDPSLKLLYAYCTYGLVCLSYSMVNVPYGCLVGAMTQDARDRARLGGARTIGGLSVGATLGFFIAPLLGAGQDMQQIFTWLTLAFAVLGSGLYLLTAVVCVERVPSRIPKITLRQSIAALKANSPLVVLCVSSVLFVTGTSATGAAQFYYLRDVLARVDLFPVMAAAQVVITLMLAFLIPRPVARWGKRAVYSAGGGLGVVGGALVFLAPAGVPLLGLAGLVLGLLASASVSILTWALVADTVEYGEWKTGVRVQGINYALLAATRKLGMGFGGGLVAFSLAWGGYVSGTAEQSDAATLAIRAAAGLLPGALVLAAVGIMYWYRLTDQKHAELVASLSRDPA